The following are encoded together in the Citrobacter arsenatis genome:
- the dld gene encoding D-lactate dehydrogenase: MSSITTDNKAFLNELTRLVGHSHLLTDPAKTARYRKGFRSGQGDALAVVFPGSLLELWRVLSACVAADKIILMQAANTGLTEGSTPSGNDYDREIVIISTLRLDKLHVIGKGEQVLAYPGTTLYSLEKALKPFGREPHSVIGSSCIGASVIGGICNNSGGSLVQRGPAYTEMSLFARIDEQGKLQLVNHLGIELGQTPEQILSKLDDERIKDDDVRHDGRHAHDHDYVTRVRDIEADTPARYNADPDRLFESSGCAGKLAVFAVRLDTFEAEKNQQVFYIGTNQPEVLTEIRRHILAKFEHLPVAGEYMHRDIYDIAEQYGKDTFLMIDKLGTDKMPFFFTLKGRTDAMLEKVKIFRPHFTDRAMQKFGHLFPSHLPARMKSWRDKYEHHLLLKMAGGGVAEAQNWLSEYFKTAEGDFFACTAEEGSKAFLHRFAAAGAAIRYQAVHADEVEDILALDIALRRNDTEWYEHLPAEIDSQLVHKLYYGHFMCYVFHQDYIVKKGVDAHALKEQMLELLRERGAQYPAEHNVGHLYQAPETLTRFYRENDPTNSMNPGIGKTSKQKFWKES, translated from the coding sequence ATGTCTTCCATTACAACAGATAATAAAGCTTTTCTGAATGAACTGACCCGTCTGGTGGGTCATTCACACCTGCTCACAGATCCTGCTAAAACCGCCCGCTATCGCAAGGGTTTCCGCTCCGGCCAGGGCGATGCGCTTGCCGTCGTGTTCCCGGGTTCGCTGTTAGAACTGTGGCGCGTTTTGAGCGCCTGCGTCGCCGCAGATAAAATTATCCTGATGCAGGCCGCAAACACCGGTCTGACCGAAGGCTCTACGCCAAGCGGTAATGATTATGACCGCGAAATTGTCATTATCAGCACTCTGCGTCTTGATAAGCTGCACGTCATTGGCAAAGGCGAACAGGTGCTGGCCTATCCAGGAACCACACTCTATTCGCTGGAAAAAGCGCTCAAACCGTTTGGCCGTGAGCCGCATTCAGTAATTGGGTCTTCCTGTATCGGCGCTTCCGTGATTGGCGGCATTTGCAACAACTCCGGCGGCTCGCTGGTACAGCGCGGCCCGGCATACACGGAGATGTCGCTATTTGCGCGTATTGATGAACAGGGCAAATTACAGCTGGTTAACCATTTGGGTATCGAGCTGGGTCAGACCCCGGAGCAGATCCTGAGCAAACTTGATGACGAGCGGATCAAAGATGATGATGTCCGCCACGACGGACGTCATGCGCACGATCACGACTATGTTACCCGCGTCAGAGATATCGAGGCGGATACGCCTGCACGCTATAACGCCGATCCGGATCGATTGTTTGAATCATCCGGTTGTGCAGGTAAGCTCGCGGTTTTCGCCGTGCGCCTGGACACCTTCGAAGCCGAAAAAAACCAGCAGGTCTTTTATATTGGCACCAACCAGCCAGAGGTATTGACGGAGATCCGTCGACATATTCTGGCGAAATTTGAGCATCTGCCGGTCGCCGGTGAATACATGCACCGCGATATTTACGACATCGCTGAGCAATACGGCAAAGATACGTTTTTGATGATCGACAAGCTCGGCACCGACAAAATGCCGTTCTTCTTCACCCTGAAAGGTCGCACCGATGCAATGCTGGAAAAAGTGAAAATTTTCCGTCCGCACTTTACCGATCGGGCAATGCAGAAATTTGGTCATTTGTTCCCCAGCCACTTACCGGCACGCATGAAAAGCTGGCGCGATAAGTACGAACATCACCTGCTGCTAAAAATGGCCGGCGGCGGCGTGGCTGAAGCGCAAAACTGGCTTAGCGAATATTTCAAAACCGCTGAAGGCGATTTCTTTGCCTGTACCGCGGAAGAAGGCAGCAAGGCGTTTTTGCACCGCTTTGCAGCGGCTGGCGCGGCTATACGTTATCAGGCCGTTCATGCGGATGAAGTGGAAGATATTCTGGCGCTGGATATCGCGCTACGCCGTAACGATACCGAATGGTACGAGCATCTGCCAGCAGAGATCGACAGTCAACTGGTGCACAAACTCTATTACGGTCACTTTATGTGCTACGTCTTCCATCAGGATTACATTGTGAAGAAAGGCGTGGATGCGCATGCGCTGAAAGAACAGATGCTGGAACTCCTGCGCGAGCGTGGGGCGCAGTATCCGGCAGAGCACAACGTCGGGCATCTGTATCAGGCACCGGAAACCTTGACCCGTTTTTACCGTGAGAATGACC